The Deinococcus sp. Marseille-Q6407 genome has a window encoding:
- the tdh gene encoding L-threonine 3-dehydrogenase — protein MKALAKQEAREGIWMVETPTPEMGPNDLLIRIQRSSICGTDVHIYRWDDWASKTVPVPMVVGHEYAGVVVGIGSEVRGFEIGDRVSGEGHITCGHCRNCRAGRRHLCRNTQGVGVDRPGSFAEYLVLPAFNAFKLPADIPDDIASIFDPLGNAVHTALSFDLVGEDVLITGAGPIGCMAAAIARHVGARHVVVTDVNGYRLDLARQMGATRTVNVAREDLWSAARALGMTEGFDVGMEMSGSGPALAQMVGVMNNGGKVALLGIPSGRVDIDWNDVIFKMLTIKGIYGREMFETWYKMAALVQSGLDLTPVITHRFAIDDYQQGFDAMLSGQSGKVVLDW, from the coding sequence ATGAAAGCCCTGGCCAAACAGGAGGCGCGCGAGGGGATCTGGATGGTGGAGACACCCACCCCCGAAATGGGCCCCAACGACCTGCTGATCCGGATCCAGCGCTCGTCCATCTGCGGCACCGACGTGCACATCTACCGCTGGGACGACTGGGCCAGCAAAACGGTGCCGGTACCGATGGTGGTGGGCCACGAGTACGCCGGCGTGGTGGTGGGCATCGGCAGCGAGGTGCGCGGGTTCGAAATCGGGGACCGGGTCAGCGGCGAGGGCCACATCACCTGCGGGCACTGCCGCAACTGCCGCGCCGGGCGCCGGCACCTGTGCCGCAACACCCAGGGCGTGGGCGTGGACCGGCCCGGCTCCTTCGCCGAGTATCTGGTGCTGCCGGCCTTTAACGCTTTCAAGCTGCCGGCCGACATCCCCGATGACATCGCCAGTATCTTCGATCCGCTGGGCAACGCGGTGCACACTGCCCTGAGCTTCGACCTGGTGGGCGAGGACGTGCTGATCACCGGCGCCGGGCCTATCGGCTGCATGGCGGCGGCCATCGCCCGGCACGTGGGCGCCCGGCACGTGGTCGTGACCGATGTCAACGGCTACCGCTTGGACCTGGCCCGGCAGATGGGCGCGACCCGCACCGTCAACGTGGCCCGCGAGGACCTCTGGAGCGCCGCGCGGGCCCTGGGCATGACCGAAGGCTTCGACGTGGGTATGGAAATGAGCGGCTCCGGCCCCGCCCTGGCGCAGATGGTGGGCGTGATGAACAACGGCGGCAAGGTGGCGCTGCTGGGCATTCCCTCGGGCCGGGTGGACATCGACTGGAACGACGTGATTTTCAAGATGCTGACCATCAAGGGCATCTACGGCCGCGAGATGTTCGAAACCTGGTACAAGATGGCCGCCCTGGTGCAGTCGGGCCTGGACCTGACGCCGGTCATCACCCACCGCTTTGCCATCGACGACTATCAGCAGGGCTTCGACGCCATGCTGAGCGGCCAGAGCGGCAAAGTGGTGCTGGACTGGTAA